A portion of the Meriones unguiculatus strain TT.TT164.6M chromosome 14, Bangor_MerUng_6.1, whole genome shotgun sequence genome contains these proteins:
- the Prodh2 gene encoding hydroxyproline dehydrogenase isoform X3 has protein sequence MRSPLARRLSVVQIDGENSAGQTALFLSALLGHASAVRLLLTFGANPNHRCLDGSTPVHAAASSGRGLVLWLLLQAGGDLRLRDQQGRTPRDWAERGDSTQSWEVLELLQWCRSHMSALVQSGELAPTVSLSQLQAGSGHSLCGPLPSLRLVQADRALRQGQLRRSPKTPALGFGQLSCLQPPALVMGIPLADPKELAPTQGEPDRTYESSSHTLMANLLWKGHPVTVRQLKTSEAHPDVLLADLQHCSTLHHPGLLLLMALSPSEDLSRLSLLFEPVRLGSLYLLLHSPGADEEGPRALPGLPPCTLLLQVLEALLFLQSRCWAHGGLSSHAVQLVRPGLAKVSHLEHGRPLHRPRPQPRLQQDSPKRDPSPGLPPPPELYPWLPLELIHGDVPATTSDLYSFCILAQEVFTGELPWAGGEGPEVKAKLEAGESPGLDPSLPAPYQALVQAGLGLEPADRWGSLQSTRYLLRKAVAQDSAPKASSPVQWTTLSPVTLGNLPEHLYCEGAPRAKARSRLVLPSPGPSQALETPGTTGHSRAQWSAAWDSSSSLTLSSGSSPSSSLHVGPRPSAHCCPEPTSTKPDSEDREPREGSLFSGLQEMDLLEEIMAELQNKCHLEDTCRLSPALSPDASGAHSSPCRLYPGSPPD, from the exons TTGTCCAGATAGACGGTGAGAACTCCGCCGGGCAGACGGCGCTCTTCCTGTCCGCGCTCCTGGGCCACGCTTCTGCCGTGCGCCTCCTGCTGACCTTTGGCGCCAACCCCAACCA CCGCTGCCTCGACGGCAGCACACCCGTGCACGCGGCTGCCTCCTCCGGCCGAGGGTTGGTGCTGTGGCTCCTGCTGCAGGCAGGAGGCGACCTGCGTCTGCGGGACCAGCAGGGTCGCACCCCTCGAGACTGGGCTGAGCGGGGTGATAGCACGCAGAGCTGGGAG GTGCTGGAGCTGTTGCAGTGGTGCCGTTCCCACATGTCAGCATTGGTGCAGAGCGGGGAGTTGGCGCCCACTGTGTCCCTGAGTCAGCTGCAGGCTGGCTCTGGGCACAGCCTGTGTGGCCCGCTACCCTCGCTGAGGCTGGTGCAGGCAGACAG GGCGCTGAGGCAAGGGCAGCTCAGGAGATCCCCCAAAACCCCCGCGTTGGGGTTCGGCCAG CTGAGCTGCCTCCAGCCCCCGGCACTGGTAATGGGCATCCCGCTGGCAGACCCCAAGGAGCTAGCGCCAACCCAGGGTGAGCCTGACCGTACCTACGAGAGCAGTTCTCATACCCTCATGGCCAA CCTCCTGTGGAAGGGCCACCCCGTTACCGTCCGGCAGCTGAAGACCTCCGAAGCCCACCCTGATGTGCTGTTGGCTGACCTTCAGCACTGCAG CACCCTGCACCACCccgggctgctgctgctgatggcaCTGAGCCCCTCGGAGGACCTGTCCAGACTGAGCCTGCTCTTTGAGCCCGTGCGCCTGGGCTCCCTGTATCTCCTGCTGCACTCTCCAGGAGCCGATGAGGAAGGGCCCCGAGCCCTGCCAGGCCTGCCGCCCTGCACGCTGCTGCTACAGGTGTTGGAGGCCCTGTTGTTTCTGCAGTCCCGCTGCTGGGCCCATGGTGGCCTCAGTTCCCATGCTGTGCAGCTCGTGCGGCCAGGCCTGGCCAAGGTGAGCCACCTGGAGCACGGGCGGCCGCTGCACCGGCCCAGGCCGCAGCCCAG GCTGCAACAGGACTCCCCCAAGAGAGACCCAAGCCCAgggctccccccgccccccgagCTGTACCCATGGCTACCGCTGGAGCTGATCCATGGCGACGTGCCAGCCACGACCTCAGACCTCTACAGCTTCTGCATCCTGGCCCAGGAGGTCTTCACTG GAGAGCTGCCCTGGGCTGGGGGAGAGGGGCCTGAGGTGAAGGCTAAGCTGGAGGCAGGTGAGAGCCCAGGCCTGGACCCCTCGCTGCCAGCCCCCTACCAGGCCTTGGTTCAAGCTGGGCTGGGCCTAGAGCCCGCCGACCGCTGGGGAAGCCTGCAGAGCACTCGGTACCTGTTGCGAAAGGCCGTGGCCCAG GACTCAGCACCcaaggccagctctccagtcCAGTGGACAACGCTGTCTCCTGTAACCCTGGGCAACCTGCCAG AGCACCTGTACTGTGAGGGGGCTCCCAGGGCCAAGGCCAGGTCCAGGCTCGTGCTCCCTTCCCCAGGCCCTTCCCAG GCTCTGGAGACTCCTGGGACCACAGGTCACAGTAGGGCCCAGTGGAGTGCAGCCTGGGACTCGAGCAGTAGCTTGACCCTCAGCAGCGGCAGCAGCCCCAGCTCCAGTCTTCATGTAGGCCCCAGGCCCAGCGCACACTGCTGCCCGGAGCCCACCTCAACA AAGCCTGACAGTGAGGACAGAGAGCCGAGGGAAGGGAGCCTCTTCTCCGGCCTACAGGA GATGGATCTGCTGGAGGAGATCATGGCAGAGCTGCAGAATAAATGCCACCTGGAAGACACGTGCAGGCTGAGCCCTGCTCTTAGCCCAGACGCCTCGGGTGCCCACAGCTCTCCCTGCAGACTTTACCCTGGGAGCCCCCCGGACTGA